A single window of Mugil cephalus isolate CIBA_MC_2020 chromosome 1, CIBA_Mcephalus_1.1, whole genome shotgun sequence DNA harbors:
- the LOC125012472 gene encoding uncharacterized protein LOC125012472 → MNFPLITAFSLCSLCWFSVSGSEVQTIDIQSGQNVTLTCPNVNQYDTVIMWFRVVDQTSDGYICTMDPSGKVTTTSDQFRNEKYETSSNSSSVFLTIKSVDSSDSGLYVCGIIRAGNLLLSRTHLKIHESDEMVKLVSVGLGGLAVVLVMVIFGLVVQIMKLKKAQEEQNPGQSQTCGSDDLIHGAVTFQKRAKRREPEPSTIYASTR, encoded by the exons ATGAACTTCCCCCTGATAACAGCTTTTAGTCTCTGCAGCCTCT gctggTTCTCTGTCTCAGGTTCTGAGGTTCAGACTATAGACATCCAGTCGGGTCAAAACGTCACACTCACATGCCCTAATGTTAACCAGTATGATACTGTGATAATGTGGTTCAGAGTGGTCGATCAAACGTCAGATGGTTATATCTGTACTATGGACCCATCTGGCAAAGTTACCACAACAAGTGATCaattcagaaatgaaaaatatgaaacaagcTCTAacagctcctctgtctttctcacaATCAAGTCAGTGGACTCATCAGACTCTGGGTTGTATGTCTGTGGAATTATCAGAGCTGGAAATCTACTTTTAAGTAGGACACATTTAAAGATTCATG AGTCTGATGAAATGGTAAAGCTGGTGAGTGTGGGCCTGGGTGGACTGGCTGTTGTCCTTGTAATGGTCATCTTTGGTCTGGTTGTTCAAATCATGAAGTTAAAAAAAG ctcaagaagaacaaaatccAGGGCAAAGTCAG ACATGTGGCTCTGATGACCTGATCCACGGTGCAGTGACGTTTCAAAAGAGAGCAAAAAGAAGAGAACCAGAGCCAAGCACTATTTATGCTTCAACCAGATAG